A region of the Raphanus sativus cultivar WK10039 unplaced genomic scaffold, ASM80110v3 Scaffold1946, whole genome shotgun sequence genome:
AAAATTTCCAGCAACCATAAAAGTCAATTTTTCTCAAAAACGGAAAGTTTTAGAAAAAGTAAATTTTGCAATTTAGCAAtctggaaaatttcaaaaaaaaattctagcaATCCCTAATGTTTCAATCGACATTAatcaatgaaaaaaatgaagcaAATAGTCtcaaaaaatcacattttttaaTCGGATTTGACATATTTGCAATcggatttctttaaaaaaattagggtttgtgTAATTCTCAATCCTAAGCAGTTctaaacataaagaaaaattttaaaacactcaAACTAGACAATCAGATTAAGTATTCAAGTCGGattcattaaaaaatttaggatttttGGATGAAACCGAtcatgtttatatttttggggattgatcgatttctaggtttaaggttttcgatttgatcattcagatcaaggGGATTTTGAGATTCAAAAACCATTGTGGCTTTGATTTTAATTGAtaacaatctcatatcgaacttttggtttaagagcTTCGATTTTCTCATGGAAGGGTTTGGATCTATTGATCTAgggtttgatttggggttttgcaaATTTTTAATGGTCATATCTTTATCAATCAACCAAGTTCGATTATGAGTtcttttagggtttaaaaatttACCTTTTGAACTTTTGAAGTGTAGGTTTGGACCACCAAAGAGAGAAGGAGGTCATGAGCTTGCTGTCGGCCGATGAGGTTGCTATCAGCTGCCGGACAAGACTTGCTTGGCCAGTTCAGGAGGGGAACGCCTTGTCTGCTTGATCACGTCGAGAGAGAGGGAAGCAAAACGCCGGTGGAGAGAGCAAGGAGCCGCCAGAACAACTAGggttttagagagagaaactcGATTTAGGGTTTGGAATTGGGTTAGTTTAGGGTATTGTAGTCGTTTTTTTAGCTTAGGGGTTTATCAGAGCTTTCGTGCTGATAATGTGTTGTAAATAAGATGGTATGAAATCTTATTCTTATTCATGACCAGCGATCTCTATATATACAAGtacataaaccgtcataaggatAAATGGAAATTCCCATTCCTATAAGGAATTGGAAAACTACCACAATACATAAATGGAAAACCAAGTACAATATGGAAACGGAAACAAGGCCAGTTGGCCATGATTTGGTCGGATGGGCTGAGACATGGGTCGACCACAAACTGGTCCATAACactatctatatattttctttcattcTACTTGCGGCAGCAATGCCAAAggaaaaaaggaaagagagatgAAGCACAGGTCTGGTCTTACAAGTTCTGCACACTTGAAAGCTAGGTGAAGTTGGAGAAATGTGAAGCTTGAGGTTAGTGTAGTTACTTTGTAAGGACAACCATCAACTTGTGCTCCTAATGTCAGCATTTGAGAGAGTCTCCATTCTTCTACAAGGGCTGAAAGTGTAGTCTTAACCATTTGCTTTTTCTAACCAACGAGCAAGACACAATATTTCCATGCTGTATGCggttttatattttcatcatttttatgatttttaatttcataaacaaaaaaattcatacatgaaaatttcttttatatattattcaagcatttttgttagttaaattgttaatttttctaCTATCATCTCCCACGATATTTGAAAAGAATATGTAGATGGTAATTAAACgctttataaaaatttattgatcatGCGAGTGCGTAGACCAGTCTTTTGTTCTATCAGTCTTGGTATTAATTTAGACATAGATAATTGCTCTACATATTGTTTTAGAGGGACGtattcaatttaatatttgatgtgatttgatttttaatggagttttaaatgattttaataagttgcagagatttaggtgatttttattaaactactctagaatatcacctaaaacaataggatttgagttttatttttttttaactaagaaactccacccaaacaccctaaaatcacctcaaaactttaaaatcccacaacttaaaatattttcaataacagtggatttcagagtactttacgaaatgtcaaattcaataacagtggattttaaatgagtttttaaaattcatgtttgaataacagtagatttgtcattttaatacaaatcacctgaaattctcagttgaatacaccccgCTTAGTATATTACTAGATTGtgacccgcccttgaaagggcggtttttttattgttttttcagTATAAAGATTAACTATTATTTGTCGGTTGTTCGTAGCCAAGTGGCAACTGAGCTTTTCCTTCTGGTCCTGACATTAAGAGTTCGATCTCTCCTGacctcagtttgaggatttCGGTCCAAAATGaccattgacaaaaaaaaaattaactattattcgttttattatataaactgtaacatgatcaagtttcaattatGCGGGTTTGTAATAGTGTATACAGTATGgcgaaatttaaaatgcgtcATACAAccgttttatgtttttaaataagttaaacaatgtTTTATCCGAAATTTTTACTTGGGctactatataattttaaagatttataattatataaattattgctaaacatataaagtggtcaatattttgttttttctcttaaaaataaaaataaatagaacaaatatttggtcaagagtgatttgcatgaatttataactttttgataaagaacatataattaattttttttttgaaaataatgtttgaattttaaaaaatgttttcatattCGACCCAGATCTGCTGAACTGGTAGACCCGTACCATGTATATAATCTAGTTCGGATTTAAtgaaaaatcattaattaaaattccGATAGAACCCGGTAAAAACCCCAAAATTCATTATTAACCTGTGATCTAATACCAATGATCgaataaaacacaaaatatctgatagtatttttatttttattaaattaatcacaTACTTTTTAATACTACATAAATGTGTGGTCTTTAAACTTAGACTCAACTTTTATTAtgtcatccaaataaaaaaaaagataatataaaaacttattaatatgataatattagtttatttttgttattaatgacctattataagtttgtatttttctatttcttatttttgatttaaaattaattttatgatacatagatttaagaaaataacattataatgtcattatgtttttttattaatttagtttcagaatatatatgtctaatatttgagcataaaatatttatattaaataaaaataacatattttataaatatgtgtaagCCCATTATTTGTTGatccatttaaatatatttttacaggTCCAAAACTAGAAGACTCAAATGCCATTAATGAGTTTTATTAAtcctttataaaaataaaggtatttttggaaaacttaaaacatttattaaGGGTATAATTCAAGAATGATTCtaatttaatggtattgatatTAACCATGTTATTATTTAGGATCTCATCCATGAATTATGAAGTGGGATAAAAGATCATTACCCATTTTCTTTGTCCAAATCAGTTTTTCTATATTTTGcagttgttttaaaaaaaaaaaaagatctccCCTTGTCAAGATTTTACTGGTCAGGCGACTTACACCTTTGTATATAGGGAATTTGATGAAACCATTTCAAACGTGGGAGAACAAGAACTCACTACTGCAttcatgtttatgttttgtttttattactaGTGACATAGTTTGGGTATTGtattaaacaaaagaaacgAAAGTAATGAGAAAACGAGAATCAAACTATAAGATTACAGAAATGTAGATTACAAGCAAAATGCTATTCATGGCTCGACAATGATCTTCCCAGTAGCATGACCGTCGATACTTTTAGCCCAAGCATCCTCTGCTTTGCTCAGAGGATACTTCGAGTCAATCACAGTCTTGACTTTCCCTTCTTTCACTAAGTTGACCATAAATTCCAAATTCTCAGCTTTCGGGATCAACAAAAGCGGAATCAATTGCTTCTTAGACATGGTTATTTTCTTAACCGCGAAAGTCCACATCGCCTTAGGCCCCGGCGTGATGTCTATCACCTTTCCGTTTTCAGACAGATTCGGTTCGAATGTCGAAAATGGTATCCCATTTGCGCAGTGAACCACAGCGTCGTATTTCTTACCAGACGGACTCTTGAGCGCAGCTCCCTCTGGAGTCTTGTAGTCAAGAACCTCGTCCGCTCCTAATGATTTGACGAAGTCTATGTTCCGAGCCCCACATGTGGCCGTTACATGAGCGTTACCTAGCTTTGCTAGCTGGACTGCATAGTGGCCGACACCACCGGATGCTGCTGTGACCAGGATGTTCGCCTGCTTGCCTGTACCATCCAGCTTCAATCCAGCCGGATTAGTTAGAGCCTGGAGAGCGGTTAGGCCCGCCACAGGTAAAGCGGCTGCTTCAGCTGGTCCTACTTCTTGAGGCCTTTTGACTGTAAGTTTCTCGCTCGCAACAGCGTATTCAGCAAATCCGCCTCCGGTctgaaaacaaaccaaaatagttAACTTATTTCATGCTGTGTTAAGAGTAACTGCTACAACTCTAATGGCAATGTCTTGTATGTAAGAACCTACAAGATGGCTGAGAACTGATACAACTTTGTCACCAGCCTTGAAATTCTTGACTCCTGATCCAACCTCCATGACCTCACCAGCAACATCAGTAGCTGTTCAAGACAAATTATCAAGATGAAGGACAGGGCAAGAAACACGAAGCAGATTATTCTtgaaagcaaataaaaaataccAGGAATGCAGGGGAACTTGCGAGGCAGAAAAGGCCGAATCATTCCTTTTTGAATTTTCCAATCAACAGGGTTTATACTAGTTGCTTCTAGTTTCAGCAAAACCTCGTTGTCCTTTGGCGATGGAACCGGAACTTGAACATGCTGAAAACATATCAGATAACCACATACTAATCATCAACAAAAGAGCGGAACATGAAAATGCATCACAGAAAGATAAAAcacagttttttaaaaaaaattttgctGCCAGTAGATATATATGCACACATAAGAAGCCTAATgtcacatttaaaaaaatcacataaacGATCACATGTAATGTAACcaacaataatatatttattagattatCAGATTATGGCAATGAATTCTCGATAATTATTTTCTCTTATACACACACTAATTGAGATGATTTCGAAAAAGAGGTTTAAACCTTCAAAGCGGCGACACCACCGCCGTAAGACTCGTATAGAAGAGCGTGCATGAGTTTTCCAGCCATTGTTAAACGACGGCGATCTCTGAATCGAACAAATATAGTTTAAGAGATAAAGTTGAAGGGAGGATCTGGAACCTTAAAACCGCCGCGTGGAGAAGAGTTTTGTTAGTTTATGTGGACAGGTTGCAGTGAAGGGTAAAAGCGGTATTAACAACAAGTGATTGTAAATTTGCCACGTTCGAGCCTTTATGTGGGCCGGCCCGCGTCCAGTAGCCTATCCGTAGAAACTTAACATTTGTTTTTCGAATCGTGCGGATTGATCCACAGCGGGTTCAGTTCATGCCTGTACCATTTGGTCTAGCGGGCTCGTCCGTAGGCTATGAACAACTTAATTCAAAATCTGCATAAATGTGTAATTTGTGATTTACcttctgtattttattttattttatttttccttttgaaaAAGGCCATTCAATTCTGTATTTTAAGTTTGTGAGTCAATTTTTGGCCCcttaattaattgtttttttgaatgaattttaaatttattcaaaaaagtCTTGTTACATCTGAGTATAAAccagtttaaaaattaaaaaacaacaaCTGAAACACTCAAATAAAACCATACTATACTCTGGTTTGGAACCAGAACTGAAGAACATTCTCCATGCCTTTTCTCCCTTTCTTCTTTACCAGACTTAGCTTGTTTTTGATCCCTTTATCAGTGAGCTTTATAAGCATATTTATCTGCATCTCCTTCTCACCATGTTTTACTATGTTTCTTTCCCTCCATATAGCGTAAGTGGCAGCATGAAAACTATACCTCAGACAAAATAATGACTTCTTTTCAAAGTTACCCTCTGAAAGTTTTTTAACAATGGACTCCTAACTCTCCGAGTAGCTTCTGCCAAGAATACCACTTACAAGAGAACACCAGAGCTGAGCCGAGTATGCGCATTTGAAAAATAAGTGATCTCCGGACTCCACATCATTTTTACAAAGCACACACTTTACATCTGCTCTCTGACTCCATCTCACAACCCTATACATTGTTGATAGCCTATTTTGCATAGCTAGCCATACAATAAAAGCAAATCTCGGGGTAGCCATCGAGAACCAGACTCCACGAGTCCACTTTAGCTGCACACTATTTCTTCTCAGATATAACCAAGTCTCTTTAGTAGAGAAACAAGATTTATAACCCGTCTTCCCTCTCCACAAGCTTACATCATCACTGTCACTACAAATCTTCTCTCTTACAGAGTCCAGATTACTCTCCACCTCATTTAGAATCTCAAAACGGTGCCTTCTTCTACGTCTGAACCTCCAAACTGTCTCCTCTATAGTAGCTTCTTTCCTTATCCCCAAATCAACCATACCACGATCACCCAATAGATCAATCATCACTCCCATGTCTGACCAGTTGTCTTACTAAAAGGAAACATGTCTACCATTACCGATCTCCATCCTAAAAAACATTTTTGCCACTTCTCTCAACTTAAACATTTTCCTCCACATCCAAGATCCCATTTGTGTATTGATCTTAATCTCCCAAAAGCTTCTCTTCTTCAACAGATATACTTGAATCCAATTACCCCACAAGGAATCACCAGTGAGCATTCTCCATATCAGTTTAAGTCTATAAACGATGTTTACTTCCTTTAGAGCTCTAATACCCAACCCACCCTCCAACTTTGGTTTGCAGATGCTTTCCCAAGTGATCTTAGCACCCGTAGACCTCAGATCATGACCTGACCAGAGAAACGAAGCACATATACGTTCAACTTCCTTCAAAAACTTGCTAGGCAATCTAAAAACCGCAGCCCAAAAGTTAACAATGCTCATCAGCACATCACTTATCAACTGGAGACGCCCTGCATATGAGAGATACATGCTTGTCCAAGTGCTTATCCTACTTCTTACTTTCTCCACTAGCGGCATGTAGTCTTGCCTTTTCATGGCTTGC
Encoded here:
- the LOC130505016 gene encoding chloroplast envelope quinone oxidoreductase homolog, coding for MAGKLMHALLYESYGGGVAALKHVQVPVPSPKDNEVLLKLEATSINPVDWKIQKGMIRPFLPRKFPCIPATDVAGEVMEVGSGVKNFKAGDKVVSVLSHLTGGGFAEYAVASEKLTVKRPQEVGPAEAAALPVAGLTALQALTNPAGLKLDGTGKQANILVTAASGGVGHYAVQLAKLGNAHVTATCGARNIDFVKSLGADEVLDYKTPEGAALKSPSGKKYDAVVHCANGIPFSTFEPNLSENGKVIDITPGPKAMWTFAVKKITMSKKQLIPLLLIPKAENLEFMVNLVKEGKVKTVIDSKYPLSKAEDAWAKSIDGHATGKIIVEP
- the LOC130505018 gene encoding uncharacterized protein LOC130505018, which produces MGVMIDLLGDRGMVDLGIRKEATIEETVWRFRRRRRHRFEILNEVESNLDSVREKICSDSDDVSLWRGKTGYKSCFSTKETWLYLRRNSVQLKWTRGVWFSMATPRFAFIVWLAMQNRLSTMYRVVRWSQRADVKCVLCKNDVESGDHLFFKCAYSAQLWCSLVSGILGRSYSES